The following proteins come from a genomic window of Streptomyces sp. Sge12:
- a CDS encoding MFS transporter, which translates to MPHTEAGVAATGTGVRPRPRAALPALCVTQITSWGILYYAFPVLNPAITADTGWSAGATTAAFSAALLVSALTGIYVGRVLDHRGPRRVMTAGSVLGVLSLLTVAAAPNLAVFSAGWLLAGAAMAATFYQPAFAALTRWWAPDHIHALTVVTLAGGLASTLYAPLTAVLADHMSWRATYTALAAILALVTIPAHALALKAPWPPAAKGPVHAAGGRESVVRSRAFGMLAATFTLSGFAMYAVVMGLVPLLLQRGYTTTQAAWALGLGGAGQTLGRTLYAPLARRTGTTTRTTALVGLGGLTTAALGVIAGPYALLVALAVVAGTVRGNLTLLQATAVTDRWGTTHYGRLSGLLAAPAHTAAALAPFAGAALAAPLGGYPALFVLLAALSAVAAVTSLGTRPPRLPT; encoded by the coding sequence ATGCCGCACACCGAGGCCGGCGTGGCCGCGACCGGGACGGGGGTCCGGCCGCGGCCACGCGCCGCACTGCCCGCCCTGTGCGTCACCCAGATCACCAGCTGGGGCATCCTCTACTACGCCTTCCCCGTCCTGAACCCCGCCATCACCGCCGACACCGGCTGGAGCGCGGGCGCCACCACCGCCGCGTTCTCCGCCGCCCTCCTCGTCTCCGCCCTCACCGGCATCTACGTCGGCCGCGTCCTGGACCACCGCGGCCCCCGCCGCGTCATGACCGCCGGCTCCGTCCTCGGCGTGCTCAGCCTGCTCACCGTGGCCGCCGCCCCCAACCTCGCCGTCTTCTCCGCAGGGTGGCTGCTGGCCGGAGCGGCGATGGCCGCCACCTTCTACCAGCCCGCCTTCGCCGCCCTCACCCGCTGGTGGGCCCCCGACCACATCCACGCCCTGACCGTCGTCACCCTCGCAGGCGGCCTCGCCTCCACGCTCTACGCACCCCTGACCGCCGTCCTCGCCGACCACATGTCCTGGCGCGCCACCTACACCGCGCTCGCCGCGATCCTCGCCCTCGTTACGATCCCCGCCCACGCCCTCGCACTCAAAGCCCCCTGGCCGCCCGCCGCCAAAGGCCCCGTCCATGCCGCCGGCGGCAGGGAGTCCGTGGTGCGCAGCAGGGCGTTCGGGATGCTGGCCGCCACCTTCACCCTCTCCGGGTTCGCGATGTACGCCGTCGTGATGGGACTCGTGCCCCTCCTGCTCCAACGCGGATACACCACCACCCAAGCCGCCTGGGCCCTCGGACTCGGCGGCGCCGGACAGACTCTCGGCCGTACCCTCTACGCCCCCCTCGCCCGCCGCACCGGCACCACCACCCGCACCACCGCACTGGTCGGCCTCGGCGGCCTCACCACCGCCGCTCTCGGGGTCATCGCCGGGCCCTACGCACTCCTGGTCGCACTCGCCGTGGTCGCGGGAACAGTCCGCGGCAACCTCACCCTCCTCCAGGCCACTGCCGTCACCGACCGCTGGGGCACCACCCACTACGGCCGTCTCTCCGGGCTCCTTGCCGCACCGGCCCACACCGCGGCCGCCCTCGCCCCCTTCGCCGGCGCCGCCCTCGCCGCACCGCTCGGCGGCTACCCCGCCCTGTTCGTACTCCTCGCCGCTCTCTCCGCCGTGGCTGCCGTCACCAGCCTCGGAACCCGCCCGCCCCGCCTGCCCACATGA
- a CDS encoding Acg family FMN-binding oxidoreductase: MSAAWIGLPVRVQLLPDDAEPWLLATVTLDETTGADRELASLHDAIRRRHTSRYPFSEEPVPTALLDGLRAAAHLEGCRLTVPDTWHIDTVLGLVRDAEHREDIDPLAQAETAAWTSRTQSATSTRRDGIPADAFGPKASGGPTPVRDFGWANPIPDRGWAVFEKRPQLALLSTEGDTKADWLRAGQAMERVLLQATADGIATSMTSHPLEWPELRWTVRDPVAAMGHVQMVFRLGYGPAGPDTPRRPLTEVLEVRE; this comes from the coding sequence GTGTCCGCAGCCTGGATCGGCCTCCCGGTTCGCGTGCAGCTCTTGCCCGACGACGCCGAACCATGGCTGCTCGCCACGGTGACCCTCGATGAAACGACGGGCGCGGACCGCGAGCTGGCCTCCCTGCACGACGCCATCCGGCGTCGGCACACCAGCCGGTACCCCTTCAGCGAGGAGCCTGTGCCGACCGCACTGCTGGACGGTCTGCGGGCCGCGGCCCACTTGGAGGGCTGCCGGCTCACCGTCCCGGACACCTGGCACATCGACACCGTGCTCGGGCTGGTCCGGGACGCCGAACACCGCGAGGACATCGATCCGCTCGCCCAGGCGGAGACTGCGGCTTGGACCTCCCGCACGCAGAGCGCTACAAGCACCCGTCGCGATGGCATTCCAGCCGACGCATTCGGCCCCAAGGCTTCCGGTGGCCCCACCCCCGTGCGCGACTTCGGTTGGGCCAATCCCATACCGGACCGCGGCTGGGCTGTGTTCGAGAAGCGGCCGCAGCTGGCTCTGCTGAGCACCGAGGGGGACACGAAAGCCGACTGGTTGCGCGCCGGCCAGGCAATGGAGCGCGTCCTTCTGCAGGCCACCGCTGACGGAATTGCCACGTCGATGACGTCCCATCCCTTGGAATGGCCGGAGCTGCGGTGGACGGTGCGAGACCCGGTCGCGGCCATGGGACACGTGCAGATGGTCTTCCGCCTCGGCTACGGCCCCGCAGGCCCCGACACGCCCCGTCGCCCGCTGACCGAGGTCCTGGAAGTACGGGAGTAG
- a CDS encoding ADP-ribosylglycohydrolase family protein, whose product MIELPAAARDSLSGLAFGDAFGDRWFGILRREGPAALEARLVPPEPLWRWSDDTAQALVLVRELAEGGGAVDQGRLALRLAEAYAEDTHRGYGASMHDVLRRIGAGEPWREVVAGQFGGQGSWGNGAAMRVAPLGAWLSADLDAVAEQAARQSEVSHHHPEAVSGAVAVALAAALATRSRGGPAPARPDFLRAVAERLPVGDVRSGVRIAARMPEHTSVRHAAEVLGSGYRMSGPDTVPYALWCAAGHLDDLHEGLWITVAGRGDIDTTCAIAGGVIAARTGVATLPPPWHAAREPLPLVLAE is encoded by the coding sequence ATGATCGAACTGCCTGCCGCCGCACGGGACTCGCTGTCCGGACTCGCCTTCGGCGATGCCTTCGGTGACCGCTGGTTCGGCATCCTGCGCCGCGAGGGCCCGGCAGCCCTGGAGGCACGGCTCGTGCCCCCGGAGCCGCTGTGGCGGTGGAGCGACGACACCGCTCAGGCGCTCGTGCTCGTACGGGAGCTCGCCGAGGGCGGCGGCGCCGTGGACCAAGGCCGTCTCGCCCTGCGCCTCGCCGAGGCCTACGCGGAGGACACCCACCGCGGCTACGGGGCCTCGATGCACGACGTGCTCCGCCGGATCGGTGCGGGCGAGCCCTGGCGGGAGGTGGTCGCCGGACAGTTCGGCGGCCAGGGCTCCTGGGGCAACGGCGCGGCCATGCGCGTCGCCCCGCTCGGCGCCTGGCTCTCCGCCGACCTCGATGCCGTCGCCGAGCAGGCCGCCCGGCAGAGCGAGGTCTCGCACCACCACCCGGAGGCCGTCTCCGGGGCGGTGGCGGTGGCCCTCGCCGCGGCGCTGGCCACCCGCAGCCGCGGCGGCCCCGCTCCGGCGCGGCCGGACTTCCTCCGGGCCGTCGCCGAACGGCTCCCCGTCGGCGACGTCCGCTCCGGGGTGCGGATCGCGGCGCGGATGCCGGAACACACCTCCGTCCGGCACGCCGCGGAGGTCCTGGGCTCCGGCTACCGCATGTCCGGGCCCGACACCGTCCCCTACGCCCTCTGGTGCGCGGCGGGCCACCTCGACGACCTGCACGAGGGCCTGTGGATCACCGTGGCCGGGCGCGGCGACATCGACACCACGTGTGCCATCGCGGGCGGCGTCATCGCGGCCCGCACGGGCGTAGCCACACTCCCACCCCCCTGGCACGCAGCCCGCGAACCCCTGCCCCTCGTACTAGCCGAGTAG
- a CDS encoding VOC family protein, whose product MSRPVSGTLHHVELWVPDLDRAIASLGWLLERLGHTPFQHWENGRSWRLGPTYLVVEESPALTADRHDRCRPGLNHLAFHVEDPAAVERLSEEATRHGWRLMFPDRHPYAGGPRHCAAYLENEDGFEVELVALPPPDRPPHRNPDAGGATPL is encoded by the coding sequence ATGAGCCGGCCGGTCAGCGGGACGCTGCACCACGTCGAACTCTGGGTGCCGGATCTCGACCGCGCGATCGCCTCGCTCGGCTGGCTCCTGGAGAGGCTGGGCCACACCCCCTTCCAGCACTGGGAGAACGGCCGCAGCTGGCGGCTCGGACCGACGTACCTGGTCGTCGAGGAGTCCCCGGCCCTCACCGCGGACCGGCACGACCGCTGCCGGCCGGGCCTGAACCACCTGGCGTTCCACGTCGAGGACCCCGCCGCAGTCGAGCGGCTGTCCGAGGAGGCGACCCGGCACGGCTGGCGTCTGATGTTCCCCGACCGCCACCCCTACGCCGGCGGCCCCCGGCACTGCGCCGCCTACCTGGAGAACGAGGACGGCTTCGAGGTCGAACTCGTCGCGCTCCCGCCGCCCGACCGGCCTCCGCACCGAAATCCCGATGCCGGGGGCGCCACCCCCTTGTGA
- a CDS encoding MepB family protein, whose amino-acid sequence MTTKHRAPSPPPRPEPWSDAVPAHADLAAAKALVYDPCGLTCSQPVPEAESADYAAHTFTLDGRSVRFRAARTTPTKVGQFVTVWKRSPGGPIQPFDAADPVDLFVISTRDGDHFGQFVLPMEALRRHGVVSTDGVGGKRAFRVYPPWVTTANRQADKAQQWQLDHFLHLPQDGAVDLARARELYG is encoded by the coding sequence ATGACGACGAAGCACCGCGCCCCATCGCCCCCGCCCCGCCCCGAACCCTGGTCGGACGCCGTCCCGGCCCACGCGGACCTCGCCGCGGCGAAGGCGCTCGTCTACGACCCCTGCGGCCTCACCTGTTCGCAGCCGGTCCCCGAGGCGGAGAGCGCGGACTACGCCGCCCACACCTTCACCCTGGACGGCCGCTCCGTCCGGTTCCGCGCGGCGCGGACCACACCCACCAAGGTCGGGCAGTTCGTCACCGTCTGGAAGCGGTCCCCGGGCGGTCCGATCCAGCCCTTCGACGCCGCGGACCCCGTGGACCTCTTCGTCATCAGCACCCGCGACGGCGACCACTTCGGCCAGTTCGTGCTCCCGATGGAGGCGCTGCGCCGGCACGGCGTCGTGTCGACGGACGGCGTCGGCGGGAAGCGCGCCTTCCGCGTCTACCCGCCGTGGGTGACCACCGCCAACCGCCAGGCGGACAAGGCCCAGCAGTGGCAGCTCGACCATTTCCTGCACCTGCCCCAGGACGGTGCGGTGGACCTCGCCCGCGCCCGGGAGCTCTACGGATGA
- a CDS encoding TOBE domain-containing protein, translated as MQLYTIGEAAQLLRVSTDTARRWADAGRFPTLRDGNRRMVEGVHLAAFCVALAQEAAADGEGESATSVRNALPGIVTAVRLGEVAAQVEIQSGPHRVVSLLTREAVEELGLAVGVRAVARVKSTSVHIDLD; from the coding sequence GTGCAGCTCTACACGATCGGCGAGGCCGCCCAACTCCTCCGCGTCAGCACCGACACCGCCCGCCGCTGGGCGGACGCGGGCCGCTTCCCGACCCTGCGGGACGGCAACCGGCGGATGGTGGAGGGCGTGCACCTGGCCGCCTTCTGCGTGGCGCTCGCCCAGGAGGCGGCGGCCGACGGCGAGGGCGAGTCCGCCACCTCGGTCCGCAACGCACTGCCCGGCATCGTGACGGCGGTACGGCTCGGCGAGGTCGCCGCCCAGGTCGAGATCCAGTCCGGCCCGCACCGGGTGGTCTCGCTGCTGACCCGTGAGGCGGTCGAGGAACTCGGACTCGCGGTCGGCGTACGGGCCGTCGCCCGGGTGAAGTCCACCAGCGTCCACATCGACCTCGACTGA
- a CDS encoding oxygenase MpaB family protein, with protein MGSTTTGPTGPTEPAGPRPGGGGDPGLYGPSSVTWQCHGDPMMWIAGIRALYLQALHPRAVRGVMENSAAFARHGNGGGDAWGRLLRTADFVGTLTYGTTEAAERAGLRVRTIHRKLSATDPDTGERFPVDDPALLLWIHCAQIDSFLHVLRRSGVPLTPAQADRYVDENRVNARLVGLDPAGVPADTAALAAYFDRIRPELAAGPDALAVDDFLRGPPVHPFLVPGRNLLWPRIAGLAYGSLPGWAHRLYGRPAPDPRGVTRRLRLTGLVLRSIPAGLRWQLPPGHILKAMRRMGPGSRPSPYTLRTSAAILDRPGRA; from the coding sequence ATGGGGAGCACCACGACCGGCCCGACCGGCCCGACCGAGCCGGCCGGGCCGCGCCCGGGCGGAGGCGGCGACCCGGGGCTGTACGGTCCGTCCTCCGTCACCTGGCAGTGCCACGGCGACCCGATGATGTGGATCGCCGGGATCCGGGCGCTCTACCTCCAGGCCCTCCACCCGCGCGCCGTCCGCGGGGTCATGGAGAATTCGGCCGCTTTCGCCCGGCACGGCAACGGCGGAGGCGACGCCTGGGGGCGCCTGCTGCGCACCGCCGACTTCGTCGGCACCCTCACCTACGGCACCACCGAGGCCGCCGAGCGCGCCGGCCTCCGCGTCCGCACGATCCACCGCAAACTGTCCGCCACCGACCCGGACACCGGCGAACGCTTCCCCGTCGACGACCCCGCGCTGCTGCTGTGGATCCACTGCGCGCAGATCGACAGCTTCCTGCACGTCCTGCGCCGGTCCGGCGTCCCCCTCACCCCCGCCCAGGCCGACCGCTACGTCGACGAGAACCGCGTCAATGCCCGCCTGGTCGGACTCGACCCGGCCGGGGTCCCCGCCGACACCGCCGCACTCGCCGCCTACTTCGACCGGATCCGCCCCGAACTCGCCGCCGGTCCCGACGCCCTCGCCGTGGACGACTTCCTGCGCGGCCCGCCCGTCCACCCCTTCCTCGTACCTGGCCGAAACCTGCTGTGGCCACGCATCGCGGGCCTGGCGTACGGTTCCCTCCCGGGCTGGGCGCACCGGCTGTACGGCCGGCCCGCACCGGACCCGCGCGGCGTCACCCGGCGCCTGCGCCTCACCGGACTCGTGCTGCGCAGCATTCCCGCAGGTCTACGCTGGCAGCTGCCTCCAGGTCACATCTTGAAAGCGATGCGTCGCATGGGCCCCGGGAGTCGCCCCTCGCCGTACACACTGCGTACATCAGCGGCCATACTGGACCGGCCGGGGAGGGCGTAG
- a CDS encoding serine/threonine-protein kinase, translating into MAESRLIQGRYRSLDLIGRGGMGEVWRARDESLGRQVAVKCLKPIGAEQDAHFTQVLRERFRREARVAASLQHRGVTVVHDFGDDSAAGGPLYLVMELLEGRNLSQLLEDNDARPLPVDVVVDIAEQMAAALGYTHDQGVVHRDLKPANIMRLTDGTVKICDFGIARLAHDIGFTAKLTGGGMAMGTPHYMSPEQIAGGEVDHRSDLYSLGCVLYEIATGAPPFDLGDSWSVLVGHRDNTPVPLREHRPELPGYFDQVVLDLLAKRPEDRPGDARHVHRRLVEARLGPGGLPGAQAPLPAWARGMTAGRKAGIDARPASGEWAVLTGSWTAARTAGRPGATIVRPAPAEDPRLTVAYGFPRPAGPRGSGPDALAAGHARAYALSRAGRPEEALAGYTAVAEGRALVLGADHADTLAARQETAYELGRLGRHQEAHDVYRAVLVARERTMGALHPDTLRCRHNLACSLGALGRFAQAHATAAAVAADRAAVLGAEHADTLLTRYEAAYALGRLERWQEALAAFREVAAVRERVLGRDHPDTLAARYEVGIALGRTGNSAQALDLFRALVRDRTRAYGVTDPETLRARHVLGVNLGRLERWEEAVAEARQVGALRAEVLGPEHPDTLVSRRELAGGLGRLGRWDEALPVYRELSGIRERALGDDHPDTVLAHADEAHCLERLGQVCYQEP; encoded by the coding sequence ATGGCGGAGTCCAGACTGATCCAGGGCCGGTACCGGTCGCTCGATCTGATCGGGCGCGGCGGAATGGGCGAGGTGTGGCGCGCCCGCGACGAATCGCTGGGCCGGCAGGTCGCCGTGAAATGCCTCAAGCCGATCGGCGCCGAGCAGGACGCCCACTTCACGCAGGTCCTCCGCGAGCGGTTCCGGCGCGAGGCGCGCGTGGCCGCGTCCCTCCAGCACCGCGGGGTCACCGTCGTCCACGACTTCGGCGACGACAGCGCCGCGGGCGGCCCCCTGTACCTCGTCATGGAACTGCTCGAGGGCCGCAACCTCAGCCAGCTCCTGGAGGACAACGACGCCCGCCCGCTGCCCGTGGACGTCGTCGTCGACATCGCCGAGCAGATGGCCGCCGCCCTCGGCTACACCCATGACCAGGGCGTCGTCCACCGGGACCTGAAGCCGGCCAACATCATGCGGCTCACCGACGGCACCGTGAAGATCTGCGACTTCGGTATCGCCCGCCTCGCCCACGACATCGGCTTCACCGCCAAGCTCACCGGCGGCGGCATGGCCATGGGCACCCCGCACTACATGTCGCCCGAGCAGATCGCGGGCGGCGAGGTCGACCACCGCAGCGACCTCTACTCCCTCGGCTGCGTGCTCTACGAGATCGCCACCGGCGCCCCGCCCTTCGACCTCGGCGATTCCTGGTCGGTGCTGGTCGGCCACCGCGACAACACGCCCGTGCCGCTGCGCGAGCACCGCCCCGAGCTCCCCGGCTACTTCGATCAGGTGGTCCTGGACCTGCTCGCCAAGCGCCCCGAGGACCGGCCGGGCGACGCCCGCCACGTACACCGCCGCCTCGTCGAGGCACGGCTGGGACCGGGCGGGCTGCCCGGCGCCCAGGCACCGCTCCCGGCCTGGGCCCGCGGAATGACCGCCGGACGCAAGGCCGGGATCGACGCCCGGCCCGCCAGCGGCGAATGGGCCGTGCTCACCGGCTCCTGGACGGCCGCGCGCACCGCGGGCCGCCCCGGCGCCACCATCGTGCGCCCCGCGCCCGCCGAGGACCCCCGGCTCACCGTGGCGTACGGATTCCCGCGCCCCGCCGGCCCGCGGGGCAGCGGCCCCGACGCGCTCGCCGCCGGTCACGCGCGGGCGTACGCGCTCAGCCGCGCGGGCCGCCCCGAGGAGGCGCTCGCCGGGTACACGGCCGTGGCCGAGGGACGGGCCCTGGTACTCGGCGCGGACCACGCCGACACCCTCGCCGCGCGCCAGGAGACGGCGTACGAACTGGGCCGCCTCGGCCGCCACCAGGAGGCGCACGACGTCTACCGCGCGGTGCTCGTCGCCCGCGAGCGCACCATGGGCGCGCTCCACCCCGACACCCTGCGCTGCCGGCACAATCTGGCCTGCTCGCTCGGTGCGCTGGGCCGGTTCGCGCAGGCCCACGCCACCGCCGCCGCGGTCGCCGCCGACCGGGCGGCCGTCCTGGGCGCCGAGCACGCCGACACCCTGCTGACCCGGTACGAGGCGGCGTACGCGCTCGGCCGCCTGGAGCGCTGGCAGGAGGCCCTGGCCGCCTTCCGCGAGGTCGCCGCCGTACGGGAGCGCGTGCTCGGCCGCGACCACCCCGACACCCTGGCCGCGCGCTACGAGGTCGGCATCGCGCTCGGCCGCACCGGGAACAGCGCCCAGGCCCTCGACCTGTTCCGGGCCCTGGTCCGCGACCGCACCCGCGCCTACGGGGTCACCGACCCCGAGACGCTCCGCGCCCGGCACGTCCTCGGCGTCAACCTGGGCCGGCTGGAGCGCTGGGAGGAAGCGGTGGCGGAGGCCCGACAGGTGGGCGCCCTGCGCGCCGAGGTGCTCGGTCCCGAGCACCCGGACACTCTGGTCAGCCGCCGGGAACTGGCCGGCGGCCTGGGCCGGCTGGGCCGCTGGGACGAGGCGCTGCCCGTCTACCGGGAGCTCTCCGGCATCCGTGAACGGGCCCTCGGCGACGACCATCCCGACACGGTCCTGGCCCACGCCGACGAGGCACACTGTCTGGAGCGGCTCGGCCAGGTGTGCTACCAAGAGCCATGA
- a CDS encoding phytoene desaturase family protein, translating into MTTFGRDVYDDVIVGGGHNGLVAAAYLARAGRSVLVLERLAATGGAAISSRPFVGVDARLSRYSYLVSLLPAKIVRDLDLKFAVCRRTVSSYTPTERGGRPGGLLVGGGEQRTRESFARLTGSDREYESWRGFYGTTGRVAEKVFPTLTEPLPTRAELRARIDDEAAWRMLFEEPLGQAVERHFADDLVRGVVLTDGLIGTFADAHDPSLAQNRCFLYHVIGGGTGDWDVPVGGMGALTDALADAARAAGAQIATGHEVLRIDTDGTAPAEVVFRTAVGEGRVVGRTVLVNASPRALAELLGEAPPEGAAPEGAQLKVNMLLRRLPRLRDTGVDPREAFGGTFHIAEGYAELARAHAEAASGELPSVPPSEIYCHSLTDPTILGPELVERGYQTLTLFGLHAPARLFGHDNQQAREVLLTATLAQLDAHLAEPLTDCLAFDADGRPCIEAKTPLDLERELRLPGGHIFHRDLSWPYADGDADAGGGRWGVETAHRNVLLCGAGAVRGGGVSGVPGHNAAMAVLGH; encoded by the coding sequence ATGACGACCTTCGGGCGGGACGTGTACGACGACGTGATCGTGGGCGGTGGGCACAACGGCCTGGTGGCCGCCGCGTACCTGGCCCGGGCCGGCCGCTCGGTGCTGGTTCTGGAGCGGCTCGCCGCCACGGGCGGAGCGGCGATCTCCAGCCGCCCGTTCGTGGGCGTCGACGCCAGGCTCTCGCGCTACTCGTACCTGGTCTCCCTGCTCCCGGCGAAGATCGTGCGCGACCTCGACCTGAAGTTCGCCGTGTGCCGGCGCACGGTCTCCTCGTACACGCCCACCGAACGCGGCGGGCGGCCCGGCGGACTGCTCGTCGGCGGCGGCGAGCAGCGCACCCGGGAGTCCTTCGCGCGGCTGACCGGTTCGGACCGGGAGTACGAGAGCTGGCGCGGCTTCTACGGGACCACGGGGCGGGTCGCCGAGAAGGTCTTCCCGACCCTGACCGAGCCCCTGCCCACGCGGGCGGAGCTGCGGGCCCGGATCGACGACGAGGCCGCGTGGCGGATGCTCTTCGAGGAGCCGCTCGGGCAGGCCGTGGAGCGGCACTTCGCCGACGACCTGGTCCGCGGGGTGGTCCTCACGGACGGACTCATCGGCACGTTCGCCGACGCGCACGACCCCTCCCTCGCGCAGAACCGCTGCTTCCTCTACCACGTCATCGGCGGCGGCACCGGGGACTGGGACGTGCCGGTCGGCGGGATGGGCGCCCTGACGGACGCCCTCGCGGACGCCGCCCGGGCGGCCGGGGCGCAGATCGCCACCGGCCACGAGGTCCTGCGGATCGACACGGACGGCACCGCCCCGGCCGAGGTGGTGTTCCGCACCGCGGTGGGGGAGGGCCGGGTCGTCGGCCGTACCGTGCTGGTGAACGCCTCGCCGCGGGCCCTGGCCGAACTCCTCGGCGAGGCCCCGCCGGAGGGCGCGGCGCCCGAGGGCGCGCAGCTCAAGGTCAACATGCTGCTGCGCCGGCTGCCCCGGCTCCGGGACACCGGTGTGGACCCGCGCGAGGCCTTCGGCGGCACCTTCCACATCGCCGAGGGCTACGCCGAACTGGCCCGGGCCCACGCGGAGGCCGCCTCCGGGGAACTGCCCTCCGTACCGCCCTCGGAGATCTACTGCCACTCGCTGACCGACCCGACGATCCTCGGGCCGGAGCTGGTGGAACGGGGCTACCAGACGCTCACCCTCTTCGGCCTGCACGCCCCGGCCCGGTTGTTCGGGCACGACAACCAGCAGGCCCGTGAGGTCCTGCTGACGGCCACCCTCGCGCAGCTCGACGCGCACCTGGCCGAACCGCTCACCGACTGCCTCGCCTTCGACGCGGACGGCCGCCCGTGCATCGAGGCGAAGACGCCCCTGGACCTGGAGCGCGAGCTGCGGCTGCCGGGCGGCCACATCTTCCACCGCGACCTGTCCTGGCCGTACGCCGACGGCGACGCCGACGCGGGCGGCGGCCGCTGGGGCGTGGAGACCGCCCACCGCAACGTCCTGCTGTGCGGGGCGGGCGCGGTCCGCGGCGGCGGAGTCAGCGGCGTCCCGGGCCACAACGCGGCGATGGCCGTCCTCGGGCATTAG